One genomic window of Xanthobacter dioxanivorans includes the following:
- the irrA gene encoding iron response transcriptional regulator IrrA has product MPRSRSTFGAPFNAGHDIHDEPVLPVAQLRDISTARRTGCPFHDVREMLKEVGLRPTRQRLALGWLLFAKGDRHVTAEILHEEAIKARFPVSLATVYNTLHQFTEVSLLREVAVDGSKTYFDTNASDHHHFYLEGQNDLVDIPATDVAVSLLPEPPEGYEVARVDVVVRLRRKGTNRG; this is encoded by the coding sequence ATGCCCCGCTCCCGCTCCACATTCGGTGCCCCGTTCAACGCGGGCCATGATATCCACGACGAGCCGGTCCTCCCCGTCGCTCAGTTGCGGGACATCAGCACGGCGCGTCGCACGGGCTGCCCCTTCCATGACGTACGCGAGATGCTGAAGGAAGTGGGCCTTCGCCCCACGCGCCAGCGCCTCGCCCTCGGCTGGCTGCTCTTCGCCAAGGGTGATCGTCACGTCACCGCGGAAATCCTCCACGAGGAGGCCATCAAGGCCCGCTTCCCGGTGTCCCTCGCCACGGTCTACAACACGCTGCACCAGTTCACCGAGGTGAGCCTCCTGCGCGAAGTGGCGGTCGACGGATCCAAGACCTATTTCGATACCAACGCCTCCGACCACCACCATTTCTACCTCGAAGGCCAGAACGACTTGGTCGACATTCCGGCCACGGACGTGGCGGTGAGCCTGCTGCCCGAGCCGCCGGAAGGCTACGAGGTGGCCCGCGTCGACGTGGTGGTGCGCCTGCGCCGCAAGGGTACGAATCGCGGCTGA
- the proC gene encoding pyrroline-5-carboxylate reductase: MSESVLKSLSGPVVLLGAGKMGGAMLEGWLKLGLPADKAVVLDPNLPAETAAALAGRGVLVNPALASLPAPAVLLLAVKPQVAPEALPPVAPLVRAGTVVVSIMAGRTLGTMAGILGAQAAIVRAIPNTPAAIGRGVSVAVAGPTVTAAQRELATALLGAIGIVEWIGDEALMDAATAVSGSGPAYAFLLAEVLAQAGVAAGLPAELSARIARATVSGAGALMDQSDLPAATLRQNVTSPGGTTAAALAVLMDAGKGFGPLMVEAVAAATKRGKELAG; this comes from the coding sequence ATGAGTGAAAGCGTGTTGAAATCCCTGTCGGGCCCCGTGGTGCTGCTCGGTGCCGGCAAGATGGGCGGCGCCATGCTGGAGGGCTGGCTGAAGCTCGGCCTTCCCGCCGACAAGGCCGTGGTCCTTGATCCGAACCTGCCGGCGGAAACCGCCGCCGCCCTCGCCGGGCGGGGCGTCCTGGTCAATCCGGCGCTCGCATCGCTCCCCGCCCCCGCCGTGCTGCTGCTGGCGGTGAAGCCGCAGGTGGCGCCCGAGGCCCTGCCGCCGGTGGCGCCCCTGGTGCGGGCGGGCACGGTAGTGGTGTCGATCATGGCCGGGCGCACTCTCGGCACCATGGCCGGCATCCTCGGCGCCCAGGCCGCCATCGTGCGCGCCATTCCCAACACCCCCGCCGCCATCGGGCGCGGGGTGAGCGTCGCGGTGGCCGGACCGACCGTCACCGCCGCCCAGCGCGAGCTGGCCACGGCGCTGCTCGGCGCCATCGGCATCGTGGAATGGATCGGCGACGAGGCGCTCATGGATGCGGCCACCGCCGTCTCCGGCTCGGGTCCGGCCTACGCCTTCCTGCTTGCCGAGGTGCTGGCCCAGGCCGGGGTCGCGGCGGGACTGCCGGCCGAGCTTTCCGCCCGCATCGCCCGCGCCACCGTGTCCGGCGCCGGTGCCCTCATGGACCAGTCCGACCTGCCGGCGGCAACCCTGCGCCAGAACGTCACCTCCCCGGGCGGCACCACGGCCGCGGCCCTCGCCGTGCTGATGGATGCCGGCAAGGGCTTCGGCCCGCTGATGGTGGAGGCGGTTGCGGCGGCGACCAAACGGGGCAAAGAATTGGCCGGCTGA
- a CDS encoding branched-chain amino acid aminotransferase: MSAQGTPFDQRDGWIWYDGVFVPWADAKLHVLSHGLHYASTVFEGERAYGGQIFKSAEHSERLRLSAEMLDFTIPYSIGEIDAAKKATLEKNGLVDAYVRPVAWRGSEMMGVSAQNNTIHLAIGVWEWPSYFDPEQRLKGLRLDLAEFRRPDPATIPCKAKAAGLYMICTISKHKAERRGFADAMMLDYRGYVAECTGANIFFVKDGVIHTPTPDAFLDGITRRTVIDIARRHGMEVVERHIRPEELSSFSECFVTGTAAEVTPVGAIADWSFIPSGITHQLMDSYSAEVRPKQKAA; the protein is encoded by the coding sequence ATGAGCGCTCAGGGTACCCCCTTCGATCAGCGTGACGGCTGGATTTGGTACGATGGCGTGTTCGTGCCGTGGGCCGATGCCAAGCTGCACGTCCTGTCCCACGGCCTGCATTATGCCAGCACCGTGTTCGAGGGCGAGCGCGCCTATGGCGGCCAGATCTTCAAGAGCGCCGAGCATTCCGAGCGCCTGCGCCTGTCGGCGGAGATGCTGGACTTCACCATTCCCTATTCCATCGGCGAGATCGACGCCGCCAAGAAGGCGACGCTGGAGAAGAATGGCCTCGTGGATGCCTATGTGCGCCCGGTGGCGTGGCGCGGCAGCGAGATGATGGGCGTGTCGGCCCAGAACAACACCATCCACCTCGCCATCGGCGTGTGGGAGTGGCCGAGCTATTTCGATCCCGAGCAGCGCCTGAAGGGCCTGCGGCTCGACCTTGCCGAGTTCCGCCGGCCCGATCCGGCCACCATCCCCTGCAAGGCCAAGGCCGCCGGCCTCTACATGATCTGCACCATCTCCAAGCACAAGGCGGAACGCCGGGGATTCGCCGACGCCATGATGCTGGACTATCGCGGCTACGTGGCCGAGTGCACCGGCGCCAACATCTTCTTCGTCAAGGACGGCGTGATCCACACGCCCACGCCGGACGCCTTCCTGGACGGCATCACCCGCCGCACGGTCATCGACATCGCTCGTCGCCACGGCATGGAAGTCGTGGAGCGCCACATCAGGCCGGAGGAGCTGTCCTCCTTCAGCGAATGCTTCGTCACCGGCACGGCGGCGGAAGTGACCCCGGTGGGCGCCATCGCCGACTGGAGCTTCATCCCCTCGGGCATCACCCACCAGCTGATGGATTCCTATTCCGCCGAGGTGCGCCCGAAGCAGAAGGCGGCCTGA
- a CDS encoding MarR family winged helix-turn-helix transcriptional regulator, whose protein sequence is MADINSLILPGPAAERPATGEAPGALPLVDFVELLFFAYRDFVGDPDEILAPIGFGRAHHRVIHFVNRHPGMRVTDLLDILRITKQSLGRVLRELVDEGFVESRAGSSDRRQRLLFPTSKGEALACEFVGLQSRRIATALEASGPDGREAVRRFLLAMIDPEDRVAVERLIQRADRAARSRPASRPPDAA, encoded by the coding sequence ATGGCTGACATAAACTCTCTCATCCTGCCTGGTCCCGCCGCCGAGCGCCCCGCCACCGGCGAGGCCCCCGGCGCCCTCCCGCTCGTGGATTTCGTCGAGCTTCTGTTCTTCGCCTACCGCGATTTCGTCGGCGATCCGGACGAGATCCTCGCCCCCATCGGCTTTGGCCGGGCGCACCATCGGGTGATCCACTTCGTGAACCGGCACCCGGGCATGCGCGTCACCGACCTGCTCGACATCCTGCGCATCACCAAGCAGAGCCTCGGCCGGGTGCTGCGCGAGCTGGTGGACGAGGGCTTCGTCGAGAGCCGGGCGGGGTCTTCCGACCGCCGGCAGCGCCTGCTCTTTCCCACCTCCAAGGGCGAGGCGCTGGCGTGCGAGTTCGTCGGCCTGCAGAGCCGGCGCATCGCCACCGCCCTGGAGGCGAGCGGACCGGACGGGCGTGAGGCCGTGCGCCGCTTTCTTCTCGCCATGATCGACCCGGAGGATCGGGTGGCGGTGGAACGGCTGATCCAGCGCGCCGACAGGGCCGCGCGGTCCCGTCCCGCGTCGAGGCCGCCGGACGCCGCGTGA
- a CDS encoding response regulator has product MADAAPVSVALADDAPHLLVVDDDSRIRTLLSRFLTENGYRVTTAASAAEARGRLDGLTFDLLVLDVMMPGESGLDLARDLRRSSAVPILMLTARSETADRITGLEAGVDDYLAKPFEPRELLLRIGSILKRALPPAQKAIESVRFGEFSFHLERGELSRGGEMVRITERERDMLRALAEEPGETVPRLALAGGGAASERAVDVQVNRLRRKLERDPANPMHLQTVRGIGYRLVVTP; this is encoded by the coding sequence ATGGCTGATGCCGCGCCCGTCTCCGTGGCGCTCGCCGACGATGCGCCCCACCTTCTCGTCGTCGACGACGACAGCCGCATCCGCACCCTGCTCTCGCGCTTCCTCACCGAGAACGGCTATCGCGTCACCACCGCCGCCTCCGCCGCCGAGGCGCGGGGGCGGCTCGACGGGCTCACTTTCGACCTGCTGGTGCTGGACGTGATGATGCCGGGGGAGAGCGGGCTCGACCTCGCCCGCGACCTGCGCCGCTCATCCGCGGTGCCCATCCTCATGCTCACCGCCCGCTCGGAGACGGCCGACCGCATCACCGGCCTGGAGGCGGGGGTGGACGACTATCTCGCCAAGCCGTTCGAGCCGCGCGAGCTGCTGCTGCGCATCGGCTCCATCCTGAAGCGGGCGCTACCGCCGGCGCAGAAGGCGATCGAGAGTGTGCGCTTCGGCGAGTTCAGCTTCCACCTGGAGCGCGGCGAGCTCAGCCGCGGCGGCGAGATGGTGCGCATCACCGAGCGTGAGCGCGACATGCTGCGCGCCCTGGCCGAGGAGCCGGGAGAAACGGTTCCGCGCCTTGCCCTCGCCGGCGGCGGAGCGGCCAGCGAGCGCGCCGTCGACGTGCAGGTGAACCGCCTGCGCCGCAAGCTGGAGCGCGATCCCGCCAATCCCATGCATCTCCAGACGGTGCGCGGCATCGGCTATCGCCTGGTGGTGACGCCTTGA
- a CDS encoding ATP-binding protein, with the protein MSVAESGPSGFRLVGGWLKEANTRFAAWFNRVTPKGLYPRSLLIIVTPMVILQSVVAFVFMERHYSTVTRRLSAAVSQDISAVVALYGVLPRDKDFSALRSIAWRNLRLKVDVLPPAPLPPPGPKPFFSVLDSALSREIGARVKEPFWIDTVGRSNLIEVRIKMEDAVLLVFAPRNAAYASNSHIFLLWMVGTSLVLLTVAILFLRNQIRPIENLADAAEAFGKGRDVENFRPRGAREVRRAAVAFLEMKRRIERQIEQRTTMLAGVSHDMRTILTRFKLELAFLPDGADTEALKKDVDELQGMLEAYLAFARGDPGEQAALTDMGQVIEDLRLNAERDGATAEASFMGPPLVEVKGDQLKRCIGNLVNNAVRHARRVAITGTRDARWLIVTVDDDGPGIPEEKREEVFRPFLRLDDARNQDDGGSGLGLAIARDIARAHGGEVLLADSPMGGLRASVRVPV; encoded by the coding sequence TTGAGCGTGGCGGAAAGCGGCCCCTCGGGATTCAGGCTGGTCGGAGGCTGGCTGAAGGAGGCCAACACCCGCTTCGCCGCCTGGTTCAACCGGGTGACGCCCAAGGGCCTCTATCCGCGCTCGCTGCTCATCATCGTCACCCCCATGGTGATTCTCCAGTCCGTGGTGGCCTTCGTGTTCATGGAGCGCCACTACAGCACGGTCACGCGCCGCCTCTCCGCCGCCGTCAGCCAGGACATCTCGGCGGTGGTGGCGCTCTACGGCGTGCTGCCGCGGGACAAGGACTTCTCCGCCCTGCGCTCCATCGCCTGGCGCAACCTGCGCCTCAAGGTGGACGTGCTGCCCCCCGCGCCCCTGCCGCCGCCGGGGCCGAAGCCGTTCTTCTCGGTGCTCGACAGCGCCCTGTCCCGGGAGATCGGCGCGCGGGTGAAGGAACCGTTCTGGATCGACACGGTGGGCCGCTCCAACCTCATCGAGGTGCGCATCAAGATGGAGGACGCGGTGCTCCTCGTCTTCGCCCCGCGCAATGCCGCCTACGCCTCCAACTCGCACATCTTCCTGCTCTGGATGGTGGGCACCTCGCTGGTGCTGCTCACCGTGGCCATCCTGTTCCTGCGCAACCAGATCCGCCCCATCGAGAACCTGGCCGACGCCGCCGAGGCCTTCGGCAAGGGGCGGGACGTGGAGAATTTCCGCCCCCGCGGCGCGCGCGAGGTGCGGCGGGCGGCGGTGGCCTTCCTGGAGATGAAACGGCGCATCGAGCGGCAGATCGAGCAGCGCACCACCATGCTCGCGGGCGTCTCCCACGACATGCGCACCATCCTCACCCGCTTCAAGCTGGAGCTGGCCTTCCTGCCCGATGGCGCCGACACCGAGGCGCTGAAGAAGGACGTGGACGAGCTCCAGGGCATGCTGGAAGCCTATCTCGCCTTCGCCCGCGGCGACCCCGGCGAGCAGGCGGCTCTCACCGACATGGGGCAGGTGATCGAGGACCTGCGCCTCAATGCCGAGCGCGACGGCGCCACCGCCGAGGCGAGCTTCATGGGGCCGCCGCTGGTGGAGGTGAAGGGTGACCAGCTCAAGCGCTGCATCGGCAATCTGGTGAACAATGCGGTGCGCCACGCCAGGCGCGTCGCCATCACCGGCACGCGCGACGCCCGCTGGCTGATCGTGACCGTGGACGACGACGGCCCCGGCATTCCCGAGGAGAAGCGGGAGGAAGTATTCCGCCCGTTCCTGCGTCTCGATGACGCGCGCAACCAGGACGACGGCGGGTCCGGGCTCGGCCTCGCCATCGCCCGCGACATCGCCCGCGCCCATGGCGGCGAGGTGCTGCTCGCCGACAGCCCCATGGGCGGCCTGCGGGCCAGCGTGCGCGTCCCGGTGTAG